One Actinopolymorpha sp. NPDC004070 DNA segment encodes these proteins:
- a CDS encoding R3H domain-containing nucleic acid-binding protein, producing the protein MTDEVAGSGPSEEVGDRDSGQEAAEASADRIARLEAEGDVAADYLEELLDIADIDGDIDLDVEGDRAMVAIVGGDLNLLVGQDGEVLEALQELTRLAVYRETGERSRLMLDVGGYRAQRRTDLVALAEKVVEEVRASGEPVRMAPMTPFERKIVHDAVAAKGLTSESEGEEPERRVVVQQA; encoded by the coding sequence GTGACCGACGAGGTCGCCGGATCGGGGCCGTCCGAGGAGGTCGGAGACCGCGACAGCGGTCAGGAAGCCGCCGAGGCGTCCGCGGACCGCATCGCCCGGCTGGAGGCCGAGGGTGACGTCGCTGCCGACTACCTCGAGGAGTTGCTCGACATCGCCGACATCGACGGTGACATCGACCTCGACGTCGAAGGTGACCGTGCGATGGTCGCGATCGTCGGCGGCGACCTGAACCTCCTGGTGGGCCAGGACGGCGAGGTCCTCGAGGCACTGCAGGAGTTGACCCGACTCGCGGTCTACCGGGAGACCGGGGAACGCAGCAGGTTGATGCTCGACGTCGGCGGATACCGCGCCCAGCGCCGTACCGACCTGGTCGCGCTGGCGGAGAAGGTGGTCGAAGAAGTCCGCGCCAGTGGTGAGCCGGTCCGGATGGCGCCGATGACGCCGTTCGAGCGGAAGATCGTCCACGACGCTGTTGCTGCGAAGGGGCTGACGAGTGAGTCGGAGGGCGAAGAACCGGAGCGGCGAGTCGTCGTCCAGCAAGCCTGA
- the rpmH gene encoding 50S ribosomal protein L34 — translation MKRTFQPNNRRRHKTHGFRLRMRTRAGRAILSARRRKGRQRLAV, via the coding sequence GTGAAGCGCACCTTCCAGCCCAACAACCGGCGCCGGCACAAGACGCACGGCTTCCGGCTGCGGATGCGGACCCGAGCCGGCCGCGCCATCCTCTCTGCCCGGCGGCGCAAGGGCCGCCAGCGCCTCGCCGTCTGA
- the yidC gene encoding membrane protein insertase YidC yields the protein MSWYDTILTPLYDVVSWIIRAFYTVFSPLLGPDSGWTWVLSIVGLVVFIRILLIPLFVRQIRASRNMALLQPKVRELQKKYGHDRERMGQELMKLYKESGTNPFSSCLPILLQSPIFIALFRVLDGAANGMVRGSGLNQDLVDSLRHASIFGAHISDKFIGSTSMSVRIVTIVLILLMTATTFTTQRQLMRKNMPPEALTGQYAQQQKLLLYVLPLVFAVGGVNFPVGVLIYWFTTNVWTMGQQFWVIRRNPAPGTPAFDAYQARKTKKTGHRTGIGGILPGGAKETAKESANGAAPSADGVQPEAAQTVKRVQPQRLPRSKRKGR from the coding sequence GTGAGTTGGTACGACACGATCCTTACGCCGCTCTACGACGTCGTGTCGTGGATCATTCGAGCGTTCTACACCGTTTTCTCCCCGCTCCTCGGTCCGGACTCGGGGTGGACGTGGGTTCTGTCGATCGTCGGCCTCGTGGTCTTCATCCGGATCCTGCTCATCCCGCTGTTCGTCCGGCAGATCCGGGCCAGCCGCAACATGGCACTTCTGCAGCCCAAGGTGCGCGAGCTGCAGAAGAAGTACGGCCACGACCGGGAGCGGATGGGCCAGGAGCTCATGAAGCTCTACAAGGAGAGCGGCACCAACCCGTTCTCCTCGTGCCTGCCGATTCTGCTGCAGTCACCGATCTTCATCGCGCTGTTCCGCGTGCTCGACGGCGCGGCGAACGGCATGGTCCGAGGTTCGGGCCTGAACCAGGACCTCGTCGACTCCCTGCGCCACGCCTCGATCTTCGGCGCGCACATCTCGGACAAGTTCATCGGCTCGACGAGCATGTCCGTGCGGATCGTGACGATCGTGCTCATCCTCCTGATGACAGCCACGACGTTCACCACCCAGCGCCAACTGATGCGCAAGAACATGCCGCCCGAGGCGCTGACCGGCCAGTACGCCCAGCAGCAGAAGCTGTTGCTCTACGTGCTCCCGCTGGTGTTCGCGGTCGGCGGCGTGAACTTCCCCGTCGGCGTTCTCATCTACTGGTTCACCACGAACGTGTGGACGATGGGACAGCAGTTCTGGGTGATTCGCCGCAATCCGGCACCGGGTACGCCTGCCTTTGACGCCTACCAGGCGCGCAAGACGAAGAAGACGGGACATCGCACCGGAATTGGTGGGATCCTGCCGGGCGGCGCCAAGGAGACAGCCAAGGAGAGCGCGAACGGAGCGGCTCCTTCCGCTGACGGCGTGCAGCCGGAGGCCGCCCAGACGGTCAAGCGGGTACAACCGCAGCGTCTGCCGCGTAGCAAGCGGAAGGGCCGTTGA
- the rnpA gene encoding ribonuclease P protein component — MVPARHRMRRPADFATAIRRGQRSGRSTLVVHLALTTDPAPARVGFVVSRAVGNAVVRNTVRRRLRHMLRDRVAGLSPGTLLVVRALPSAAEASGERLGRDLDAAFDVVLARARRVEAEGVR; from the coding sequence GTGGTCCCGGCCCGCCACCGCATGCGTCGTCCGGCCGACTTCGCGACGGCCATCCGACGCGGACAACGGTCGGGCCGGTCGACGCTTGTCGTCCATCTCGCACTCACCACGGATCCTGCCCCCGCGAGGGTCGGTTTCGTGGTGAGCCGTGCCGTGGGTAACGCCGTCGTCCGCAACACCGTGCGGCGGCGGCTCCGACACATGCTGCGAGACCGGGTCGCCGGGCTGTCCCCAGGAACCCTCCTCGTCGTCCGCGCGTTACCGTCGGCAGCGGAGGCGTCCGGCGAGCGGCTCGGACGTGACCTCGACGCGGCGTTCGACGTCGTCCTGGCGCGGGCGCGGCGGGTCGAGGCGGAGGGTGTGCGGTGA
- the yidD gene encoding membrane protein insertion efficiency factor YidD, translated as MKVVLVLLLKGYRLAVSPLYGQVCRYHPSCSAYALEAVETHGALRGSWLAVRRLARCHPWTPGGYDPVPPPRPRAGVGAHTHT; from the coding sequence GTGAAGGTCGTTCTTGTCCTGCTTCTCAAGGGGTATCGCCTGGCGGTGAGCCCCTTGTACGGCCAGGTGTGCCGCTATCACCCTTCGTGTTCCGCCTATGCCCTGGAAGCAGTCGAGACACACGGGGCACTGCGCGGTAGCTGGCTTGCGGTACGCCGGCTGGCGCGGTGCCACCCCTGGACCCCCGGTGGGTACGACCCGGTCCCGCCACCCCGACCGCGCGCCGGTGTGGGCGCGCACACCCACACCTGA